The following are encoded together in the Peromyscus maniculatus bairdii isolate BWxNUB_F1_BW_parent chromosome 22, HU_Pman_BW_mat_3.1, whole genome shotgun sequence genome:
- the Actl9 gene encoding actin-like protein 9 — MDVNGHPKPQPSPETPGPLAVNSSTLLVNNNLQQDSLNLVVDRLPPKTGAVVIDMGTGTCKVGFAGHSQPTYTVATILGCQPKKQATKGRSELETFIGEAARSRPELRLVKPIRNGIVVDWEAAELIWRHILEHDLRVATQDHPLLFSDPPFSPVTNREKLIEVAFESLHSPAIYVASQSVLSVYAHGRVNGLVVDTGHGVSYTVPVVQGYNLPHAIQRLDLAGNHLTAFLAEMLLGSGFSLRQEDLDIVENIKHRYCYLASDFQKEQARLDQECKQTLKLPDGRTVTLGKELFQCPELLFHPPEIPGLSPMGLPAMAEQSLIKVPRELRNHVAQNVLLCGGSSLFTGLEGRFRAELLRSLPPEDHVVVMAQPNRNLSVWIGGSILASLHAFQSCWVLREQYEERGPQVVYRKCY; from the coding sequence ATGGATGTCAATGGACACCCAAAGCCCCAGCCCTCCCCAGAGACTCCTGGTCCTCTTGCCGTGAACTCCAGCACACTCCTAGTGAACAACAATCTACAGCAAGATTCCCTCAACCTAGTTGTCGACAGGCTCCCACCGAAGACAGGTGCTGTGGTAATTGACATGGGCACAGGCACCTGTAAAGTGGGCTTTGCAGGACATTCCCAACCCACCTATACCGTGGCCACCATCCTGGGTTGCCAGCCCAAGAAACAGGCTACCAAGGGCCGATCAGAGCTGGAAACTTTTATTGGGGAGGCAGCCCGCTCCCGCCCAGAGCTGAGGTTGGTAAAACCTATTCGCAACGGCATTGTGGTGGACTGGGAAGCAGCTGAACTAATCTGGCGACACATCCTGGAACATGATCTCCGAGTGGCCACCCAGGATCACCCTCTACTGTTTTCGGATCCACCCTTCAGCCCAGTCACCAACCGTGAGAAGCTAATAGAAGTGGCCTTTGAGTCTCTGCACTCCCCAGCCATATATGTGGCATCTCAATCTGTATTGTCAGTCTATGCCCATGGGCGTGTTAATGGACTTGTTGTAGACACTGGCCATGGAGTCAGCTACACAGTGCCAGTTGTTCAGGGCTACAACCTACCCCATGCCATCCAACGCTTGGACCTGGCCGGCAACCATCTTACTGCCTTTCTAGCAGAGATGCTGCTGGGCTCTGGCTTCTCATTAAGACAAGAGGACCTGGACATAGTGGAGAACATCAAACATCGTTACTGTTATTTGGCCTCAGATTTCCAAAAGGAGCAGGCTCGTCTGGATCAGGAGTGCAAGCAGACCCTAAAGTTGCCGGATGGACGGACTGTCACTCTGGGGAAGGAGTTATTTCAGTGCCCAGAGCTCCTATTCCATCCCCCCGAGATACCAGGACTGTCGCCCATGGGCCTCCCTGCCATGGCTGAACAGAGTCTCATAAAGGTGCCTCGGGAGCTACGGAACCACGTGGCCCAGAATGTGCTCCTGTGTGGAGGCTCCTCCCTCTTTACTGGCCTGGAGGGTCGCTTCAGGGCAGAGCTACTGCGCTCCCTGCCACCTGAGGATCACGTGGTGGTGATGGCACAGCCCAACAGGAACCTCTCTGTGTGGATTGGGGGCTCCATTCTGGCCTCGTTGCACGCTTTCCAGTcctgctgggtcttgagggaacAATATGAAGAAAGAGGACCTCAGGTTGTATACCGAAAATGCTACTAA